Part of the Lotus japonicus ecotype B-129 chromosome 6, LjGifu_v1.2 genome, AAGCTTCTGAAGGCACTGAAACGCGATGGAGTTGAAGTTACCGCTGAATTCAGTGAACTCGGCGAGGATGACGGTGCCGCGAGAAACGAAGGCGTAGATCAGTGGCTTCTGGTTCTGGTTTTGGTTTGGTGGCCCCATCGGAGTTTGTTGCGGTTGCGGTTGCTGCTGCGAGATCTGGGAACAGTTGAAGGTTTCGCTGAAGAAATTGAAATCGAAATTGAAATGGAACTCTGTTTCTCTCTCTACTGGGttttctagagagagaaaggaagaagagtgaagagaaagggttttgaaaaagcGTTGAGTTGAGTGTGATTAGAAGATTCCCAAATCGAGATCGTgatttgaaattgaaactttAACACCCGGGTTTAACGTGTGTTTTAAGTTTCCGATTTGAAAACTGTGGGCCATAAGATTATTGTTGTCCGTTGATTATATTTGTTGTGCTAATTGGACGGTTGGGATGAATCGAGTAACTGTTGTGTTTATTTgcaatccagtccttgtcttttACCAATGTTCAATAGCCTAATGCTTTTGTTTGGCTTGGGAGAGAAGTAGAGAAGAGGGAAAGAGATAAAAGAAAAGATGAGTAAAGTGAAAGatgagaggaagaaggtggattTGATAAGTTCATAggatgaaaagagaagagataaTAAAAGGTAGttaatagaaaattaaaaaatattttgtataaaaaaacttttttttcacaaaaaaaagaatacaatttctcaattgtttatatatataaagatgGAAATAGAttttctgtaaaaaaaaaaagaatgaaaatagATTAGATTGGAGTAATGATACATACCGACTTCACCTTTAATTCAATAtcattttcacacatttttcttTATATCTCTTTCTACATTTTCTGTCACATTACAAATCATAGCACTCATTTGTACTTTATCTAataaggtggaggtggaattaGTTGTCGACTAAACATTATTCGATTAGATTGTAGTAACTTTTTATCCAAAAATTACAatcatatataaatattatataattccAATAGGCAAAATGATTAATTGAATGTTGTGAATGTAATAGTTTTCTTTATACAAGAGAAATACTAAAAGCTAGACAAAATTAAAGGAGAAAAGTAAAAAAGAGGGAGGCAACCTCCAAATATGACACATAAAAACAATCTATACAAGCGTTATGAGCTAAGGTATGCGTTACGTTGTTACATTTCTTTGGCACATAGTCAATATGAACAACCCAATTGCAGTCAAGAAACGAACAAACCCATGTAATAACATCTCTCCCCCAGAAATGAGAAGAATCAAGATTTTAGCAAAATGTCTGGTCTGAGTAATAAAGAATCTCCTTATATCCAAGTTCCAAAGCGTGCTACAATCCAATCTCAACTTCTGCATTACCGAAACCATTGCTCACAAAAATGCTAGAAACCCAATTGCCATATTCACTATCTATACAAGTAACTTTAAGTTGCCatctaaaaaaaaatccttttacaatattattttttttgaaatgttttattccctaaaactttttttttttgaaataattccCTCATACTTACTTCaactaaatttaataaaatgaagCCTAATTTTACCAAATTTAActataatgaaattaaaaacaaaaagcaACAAGAACAAAACGGTTCCAAGTAGCAACAATGGTATGTGAGTGAGCACACATCGTTTTGAGTGTCTTCTTCGGAACCCATTTCGTTTCAGAATTGGGAAGCATCTCCATTCCTCCACTCTCAACTTTCCTCTGGTACTGGTACGTCAAtctcctctcttcttcctcatcaacctTATACGCCTCTGCGATTTTTGTTCTTGTGTAGTAGTTTTAGTTTAATTTCCCTGGTTCACCTTATTCCGCTAATTCAAGTTTTTACTTGTTCAATTTCCAATTCGAACTTACAATATTTTCCAATGGTTGTGttattttgatttgatttttcgATATGAATGTTAACCCTTACCGCATTTGGTGTATAAGAGTGTTTTTCCTGTCAAATTCTAACTTGAAGCTCTGTTTGTGCTTCATGAAGAGTAGAAAGTGAGTGACATGGAAGATCATTCACATTCCTCagggaaaaagaagaaagctgaaAGTCATAAGAGTTATCATGGTAGAGATCCCAATCCTGGTGGTAATAATGACCTTTGGATAGATGGACTTATCTGTGCTTTCGAATTTGTTCGAGGACACAAGAAATCAGTTAAATCGAACAGGCTACATGTTTCGAATGGTTCAAGGGCTCCTTCCACGACGAGACTAGATCGAAACAAGCTCCCGCACTCTTCATCTGAAAATGTCTTGAGGGACAGTTTGGTTGGTGACTTTGAATTTGGTGATCACAAAGAGAGCCAGGTCGACCAATCTAATGCGCCGGAAAAGTATGAGGGTAGTCATTGGGTACCAATTGGATGGAAAAGGATATCAGAACTTGTCCAAGAAGTTCAGGTTGATGGAGACTGGTCTTCTCATCATTTGGAGTTTGATGATTCTGAAGATGATTTTACGGTAGCAGATTTGGCGGCTCCCTATTGGGAGCGTCCAGCTGGGCCTATATGGTGGTGCCATGTTTCTGCAGGTAATCCGGCTGTTGAGGCTTGGCTTAACAATGCTCAATGGCTACACCCTGCCGTTAGTTTAGCTCTGAGAGATGAAAGTAGACTTATAAGCGAGCGGATGAAACATCTTCTATACGAGGTATGTTGCATTTGCAGCATTCTTAATTGTTAGCCTTCAATAGTATGATCACATGGCAATCAGCATTTGGATTTATGTTTGCTAATGCTCAGACACAATTAAATGGACCTGGTCAAGAATATGGTTACATGAGACTGTGAAAATAAATTGAGATTTGAAGTTAAAATCTTCAGTTGTATTGTTTTTTTGTTAATGTCCTGAATTCTTGTAGGCTTATGGATTCTTTGTCATATTTATGTGTGCATATATTCACTTTTCAACAGATTTTGGGTTTGTGCTCCCAGTATAATTTGTGGAGCACTAGTGGACTGAAGGGTTAGAGTATGCTGAGAGTAGGGGGTATTAAGGCAAACAGAGGCTTTTTGTGTCAGTTTGGTGGCTGTTTGTGTAACCTCTGGATTTCTAGTTGATGGGTTtcggtttcaactttcaacttaAGACAAGAAACATTTAGGGATATGATATTGTGAATGTTTGATGAGTTTGCCAAGAAAATCAGGTCTGAGAAGATGTAGTGAttctagaaaataaaaaaagtaattaagAAGAATAAAAAAGTAAACCTAGGAGTCCTAGGCATCACACCTAAGGCTTGAATCACAGAAACAGCAGATAGCAATTTTGCTGAAATCTCATAAAACTGATATGTCTGTAGAAAGTAGCACAACTATTTAAATGGATATTGAATGGCTTGTATCAAAAAAGACCGCCAATGGCTTACCTTACAGGCTTAAGTAACTGAGTCCTCATCCAATATAAATTGTACTTCTTAACCAATTATGAAGCACTAAAACATCAGAGTTTAACTCTGAAACATCTATTGAACCTATCCCAGTAACAGCCAATCCCTGGTTTGCGCAAGAAAACGAAATACAGATTAAATTGTAAGCCTTGATCAGTGTCGTCCATCAAAAGCACGTTAGTCTTTTGGGGCCTTATGATAAAtcaagtattttttttgttacatttggAAAATAGATAGATCCAATCTAAGTAAGTAAGCTGTACTCTAGTTATGTGGGACAGCCATATTCAGTGTATTAAAGGGGGTAATATTAACATTTGTTTATAGTTTATGTGTTTTCAAAAGTTTTACAATGACCTTGAGGAATTGTTCAAGCAAGAAGACAAAATTGATTAATGCCAGGGATCTGCAAATGTAAACAACATTTTCAACAATTCAATGATTTTCATGGTACTTGTCACAATTTTTCCTTGCACACTAATCTAACTCCATTACTGATCAGACTTTACTCTTATATGCAGGTCCCAGTCAGAGTTGCAGGAGGACTTTTATTTGAGCTCTTGGGACAATCAGCAGGTGATCCTCTTGTCGAGGAAGATGACATTCCGATTGTGCTCAGGTCTTGGCAAGCACAAAACTTCCTAGTAACTGTAATGCATATAAAAGGATCAGTGTCAAGGATAAATGTTCTTGGGATAGCAGAAGTTCAGGTTGTTCTTACATGCCATTTCCATTCACTGGCCTCTAGTGACAAATTAATATTCTGTTAGTAAGGTGTAATTCATTCAGTGCAATGCTTTGATCAGGAGCTTCTTTCTGGTGGAGGGTATAATGTCCCAAGAACAGTCCATGAAGTTATAGCACAGCTTGCTTGCCGTCTCTCACGGTGGGATGATAGGTAATGATGATATATTCCTTCACTTTGATGTGGCTAATATTTAGTTTGTGTAAATATGAAACAATACTTGTGTGGACCTCATGCCTCATTGTATGTTTCTGTTCTCAAGTTAAACTCATTGAATTTTCCTTACTTATTGAAAAGATGATTAAACTGACCTTTGCTCTTATGACTTGACAAATATTTTTTCACTACATATCTTGCTTAAGCAAACTTACACATATCGGTTTTGCTTTTGCTCGTGAGAGACAAAATCAAGTGAGCCATATTTGGCATCATATCAATGAATGCATTCATCTTTGCATTTCTCCTTGTAGATAATTGTGGGAAATGCAAGTGATATTTTAGGAATAATTGTAATGTTTAGTGCAGTGATATGTAATTAGTGCTAATCTGTACATAGGCTGTAGATTAGGAAATTTCCCTAAATCATGGGGATTACAAGTTAGAATAgagatattttattttgtaagTTATTCAGAATTCCTGTCTATAATCATTAATTTGTATGGTTATGATACAGTGAAATTATCATTCACTCCTAAAATTTCCAGATGGTATTAGAATTCTCGATCTGGGAGGTTCTGTATGTGCATCACATACCCTAAAACGACAGCCTTTATAGCTGCTGCGCCCTTCGAACATTTGTTTTTGCTGTGGGACTCCAAACTCCACTTGAAATCTCAACAGTATTCCCCTTAAGTGCGAGTCACCACCGCATTACTATAGTCCCCCTTAGGCCTTTGTCCACACAATAACTGCCGCCTCCAAATACTTGGCAGTTGAAGGTTGACTATTATTTATACCATATGACTTGGCTAAGCCTAACTCAACCCTAAAAGTTAACTCGTGAGATAAGGATTATCTAAGTCTTTATATGTTTTACTTTGATTATATGTATCTCTAGTCGATGTGGAATCTCAATAGAGTTTGCTCTTTATTCGCGTACATAAGTTTTTTTATTCTCTCATATTTGATTATATGGGCATATTGGCACCTTAGGAATTTCCCTTAGAATCTTAGATGAGTGGCAAAGCCAATATGGACAATGTATCTCATACTTGCATTGATCTTCCAGTGCACTTTTTATCCTGAACTGCATTTCATGTGAACTTCAAGTCATGATACTTTGGTTTgacattttttgttgttgtgcaGGTTATTCCGTAAATCTATATTTGGGGTGGCAGATGAGATTGAATTGAAATTTATGAACAGGTTCTTAGATGTGCAATGTTTATGACTTAAAGTAATTCCAATTTGGTAAATTGTCTTACATTGAGGTGACAATTTTTTCCTTGACCAGGAGAAACTATGAAGATTTGAATctttttgttataattttaaatCAAGAAATCAGAAAGTTATCAACACAGGTATGAACATTTGCTATTGAAAATAGCTTTAAAAAACACAAGCAATACCAAACTGAGC contains:
- the LOC130724125 gene encoding uncharacterized protein LOC130724125; this encodes MEDHSHSSGKKKKAESHKSYHGRDPNPGGNNDLWIDGLICAFEFVRGHKKSVKSNRLHVSNGSRAPSTTRLDRNKLPHSSSENVLRDSLVGDFEFGDHKESQVDQSNAPEKYEGSHWVPIGWKRISELVQEVQVDGDWSSHHLEFDDSEDDFTVADLAAPYWERPAGPIWWCHVSAGNPAVEAWLNNAQWLHPAVSLALRDESRLISERMKHLLYEVPVRVAGGLLFELLGQSAGDPLVEEDDIPIVLRSWQAQNFLVTVMHIKGSVSRINVLGIAEVQELLSGGGYNVPRTVHEVIAQLACRLSRWDDRLFRKSIFGVADEIELKFMNRRNYEDLNLFVIILNQEIRKLSTQVIRVKWSLHAREEIVFELLQHLKGIGARSLLEGIRKSTREMIEEQEAVRGRLFTIQDVTQSTVRAWLQDRSLRVTHNLAVFAGVGMVLTIITGLFGINVDGIPGAEHTPYAFGLFTAILVFIGAVLVVVGLVYLGLKKPIAEEKVEVRKLELQELVKMFQHEAETHAQVRKNVSRNNLPPTAGDAFRRDVDYLLLQ